The window GGCGAACAAAGAACAGCCGTGTTCAATCTCAGGTTGTAATCAACCCGACCAAAACCGATGGAAGGATGCTAGTTCATTTTTGGTACGTGCAGGCAAGTCTAGTAGCTCTAGCTCAAAACTTTGTATAGGCCGATTTCACGGGTAGATTTGAATCATTCTTTAACACTTATGAACGAACCCATTGACAACTATAGCTCTCATTGAAACACGCATGGTAATATATAAAAATACCTTGACACGCTCAAAGTGCTGCTCCTGTTGCATTACTTGCTTTAATTCGTCCTCTTGCTTCCTTCTTTCTAACTGTTACCAGCACCACATTAGCCATAAGCATATAATATTTTCAAACACAAACAGACATTTATGATGAAATACATGCAGCAAGAACAGGACCTGGAATTTCCTCTGCTCTTCAGCCCTCCGGCGAGCTTCATCAGCTAAAGCAATTTGACGGGTAACTTCCAATTTTTGCTTGGTTTGCTTCTCAGCTTGTTCAGCAGCATCACGATGAACCTTAGCAGCATCAAGCAAATGTCTGCAATACTCGACATGAGTTTCTATTTTCCTCTCATCAAAACCATGGGAATGGTAGGTTGATGCAACAGACAACAGACTGAACACTCTAATGGCGTTCTGAAGCTCAGAGACTGTTGCACGAACCTAGAAAAAGAAAGCATGCAGCAAAAATGAGTTCTGCGGTTAGTAAAGAGTACATACAAGATGATAGATTGTCATATCTTAAACAAGAAGGTGGGCGATGGCCTCTAAAAGAAGCGATCTATTTAGTGAAGGAAAAAAACTGCCATGAGGCTTTTATTCCCTATAATAGAGCTGCAAGCCTGTAATTCATAATACCATCTTTCAGCATATCAGGGTCAGATCTATGCTATAATAAGTCTGTAGATGGGACTACCCAATTTATATTGCCAAAACATTGCAGTAGTCTCGTCTTCTGTAGCTTGCAGCACGGAAAAGTTTGGTATAGATCTTAACAGGGGACTTTTCCTGGATGCTACTTAAATCTCCATGAGTTAAGATATGCAACACCAGGATCATGTGGTTCACACAAGGTAGTGTTTGGATAGGGTCAGGTTGAATGGGATAGGACAACCCAAAAATTCAGGATGGAATACAAACACTCCATCTTTGATGGATGAGATTGTGCAGCATTTTGTTTGGGATGAATGGAcgctattaattaattaattaatgccaTTAACTTTCATTAATAATAGTTATCATGcactaatcagaattaattaaataATGCCATTAACTTTCATTAATAATAGTTATCATGCACTAATCAGCAGACGCTAACACTAAGCTGCATTTGGCATTTCGGTGGATTACGATCATCATGTTTATGTAATCAGCTTCTATATATATTTTTATGGTTGGCTAACCAGCGTTTTCCTATTTATGTGCCTATTTTTTTCACAACAGATTACTGAGGAATAAGTTCATCACAAGTTGACAACATGGTTCAACAACCGGAAACTAGATCACTTATCAATCCCAATCTTGCAGTAATTATCACCAACTATTGTCAATGGGTGAGATGGGCCTGTCTCATCCAATTGTGCAAGGATGAGCTTATTTGGTCGAATGGGTGAGATGGGCTTGTCAAACATTTCTTGGGGACATTCCTTCCAAGTTTAGTGAGCTTGTCCAGGGTGGAATACTGCCCCCCACAGTCCCACCCAACCAAATACAGGAGATGGTAAATTTTATTAATAATAGCAGNNNNNNNNNNNNNNNNNNNNNNNNNNNNNNNNNNNNNNNNNNNNNNNNNNNNNNNNNNNNNNNNNNNNNNNNNNNNNNNNNNNNNNNNNNNNNNNNNNNNNNNNNNNNNNNNNNNNNNNNNNNNNNNNNNNNNNNNNNNNNNNNNNNNNNNNNNNNNNNNNNNNNNNNNNNNNNNNNNNNNNNNNNNNNNNNNNNNNNNNNNNNNNNNNNNNNNNNNNNNNNNNNGGAAACTAGACAGAAGGACTAGGGCTAGAATCAAGCCAATCCAGCCAGAGCCTCAGAGAGGCGGCAAGCTAATCCTTCATTCTGTAAGAAAGAAGAGACCCCTCTTGAAGTTAAACAACCAAGAGGACGTACCAGGAGTAATGCTATCAGATACTTTAGCATTTCTCTGCTTCCAGATATTCCACACCGCAAACACAAGAATCTCAAGGAAGAAAGGCTTGCTGATCATAAGTTTCGCCTGGGAAACAATCTCCTCCATGGATGAAATGTGGATATCAAAGCGAAGTCTGAGAGACTGCCAGCATGAGGAGCTGAAGCTAAGGAGAGGTGATTAGCTTTGAAGGAGTTAGATTGGCAGAGAGCAAATGGAGCCCCCAGAGGAATTAAACTGGCAATGTTGAAGCATGTCCTTGGTGTTAAGTTTCTCATTCAGGAGGAGCCAGGCAAAAGCCTTTGAGCTTAGGGGAGCACTTGGAAttccatggcaagaggtgaaggatGGAGCTTGGAGGTTCTGAAAATGAGCCTTGTAGATTTCTGAAGATGAGAAAGTTAACCCCATGAGAAGGACAAAGAATAGGCAGCATACAGGAAAAGATGCAAGCTGACCAGGAAATGTCTGAACTCACGGAATTCAACAAAAGCCTGGCTGGAAAGGGAGGTGGAATATATCCAAAAAGAGTCTTGGGTGGTAAGCACATCATGGACCGAGACCAGATTATCAAGGGCAAGAGAATGCAGCCAAAGGATTCTTCTCCACAAAAGTTGATCAGTCCAATTATCACCCCAAAAGAAAGAGCAGTGCCACCGTCAGCCTTCAAACCAAAAACGACTTCTCCCTAAAAAACACAGGGATGGCGGATCGCCTCAGAAAGCTGGATAATGGAGAGAAATGTGGAGTTTGGAGGATATTGAAATGAGCCACATGGTATATACGAAAACTAGGGAGATTTGGGTGGTATTACCTTTTTTCTCTTACTTCATAAATCAAAGAATCAGAAACCAGGCAAAGAAAAGTATCAGTACTGACCTCATCAACTGTTCGTTTTGTCTTCTGTAGAGTAGAAGCAGAAAACTTCTGCATTGAAACGCCAACATTAAACCGTAATAAATAATTTGATGGAGCCAAATGTATAGCTCTCAGCAAAGATTTCCGGCAGTCTTGCCATTGCTCAGCTTCATAATGTGTTCGGGAAAGGTATAGGAGTGTAGTTGCATCTGTGTTGTAGAAGAACTTCCGCGCACAGTTTTGGTACTGCAAGAAAAGGAATTAGGAACTTCAttcatctgagagagagagagagagagagagagagtaccatTTTAACTGCTTGTTGAAACAGGCCTTGAGCAAAATATATGTGGGCCAAATTGATCCATACATCAGGTACCTGAACAAATATACTTCCTGATGCAGCTTCATGTACCTAATATCAAATTGATGATGCACTTTATTAAAGTTCACAGTTTGTCATATAGAGTAATGAATATTGTTTTCCCTTTCTAACCTGTGTAAATAACTCCTTCGCAATATCCCATTGGGCTTTCTCAGCATGTAAGATTCCAAGACCATTTGCAGCAAACATATTACCATGGTTCTGCTTTAGTACCTGAATCAGAGATTAAGATCCCAACAGTGAGCAAACCGGCACTTAAAGAGATCATACCATCACCAATTCCTCAAACTGCAGTACATTATTTGCTTTCAACCACACATTTGCTTTGTGGTTCCAAGAAATTAATGCTCTCGTGCAAAAGAAATTTAATCAAAGTGCATCCAATTCAGTTGCCTCTTTATTTACAATTCTCCAGAAAAGAAAATGTTATCATCATTCATCACATCTCGCTGGATGGCGTATGACTCTGGAACTCAAACTAAAATATGTACCAACCAACTTCCTAAGTTTTCAACTTGACTTATTAAATAGCATGCCATTATATTTCTGTAGAAATACAACTGTGAGATTTGAGGCAAACATGACGAAAGTGTAACATTACAAATCAATAAAGAGCTTGCTAGATGTCCTGATATCCTACTACAAATATCACTCTCACACTAGACACTACAAATTATGGCATTCAAATTCCTAAGCTTTTGACTTTACGCAGTGAATATCATAACTTGATCAATGATCATGTACgaagtcgtagaagtgttccattccAAACGGAGAGTTGTTTACTCTTTAAAACAAATATGATTGCCTAATTCAGTGATTTAATCTCCAAAATACATTAAATATGGAGACAGGAGTTTAAACTAAACTACTGTTTTACTAGAAAACTAAGAGAAATTAAAAACTAAGCATTTGCTACACTTTTAAAAAGATGGCATTAAGGAAATAAAGAACATGAGAAATCGTGCTAGAAATATAATTACTGGAGTTTAAAATAGATTAAATGTAGCATTTGATTCGTGTACAAAGGATCACAGAACAATTTGCCTGCTAAGTCTTTGTTAGCCTGAAGTGCTactaaacaaacaaacaaaaagctTATCAACAGTAGAAACAACAAGCTGGCATCAGGACCAAGAATAGTCGGTTCTATCTTAAACAATAAGCAATGATCACAGATGAACTTCAGGGAACATAAATTACGGAAGATGTTCCTGAGAGATCCAATCAAGACAAGCCATTCTGAGCATCAACACAAATGGTGGATATAAACGAACATGTATAATACATGCCTAATGATGCCTACACACAATCACCGAAACAAAAGACACCTGCTGAAGAACAGTTTGTGGGGTCTATTTCTGTAGTAGCAAATATGAAGGAACAGAATCTATTGCATGAAAACCTCAAAGACTTGATGAATTTGAGAAGATAACTGGGAATAATAGCTAGTGTAACATATCATACATTCAAAAAAAGTTCCTTTGCTTTCTCCCGATGAGTAGCCTCGAATTTCGGGGCCTTCTTCTCAGGGCGATTGGCAGCAAAGTAGTTCCAGTTGCCCTGTAACAACACATGCAGTTGATCAGTCGGAGAAGAATGAAGTAACAAGTCATTTACAGTGAAAATTCTGTATTACAATGACCAGCTATTGTAGAACTGTTGGAAAATGGAAATACAAGGAGACGAGTTATATATCTAAGCCTAACAAATCACTAAATTTGGTGATACACTAATGGTCTAAATTACTTGACGCATTTTATCCTGCCAGCAGGGAGCAGCCAATTCATAAAAGGAAAATATGACGCACTGTCATGACAAGCTATATTAATTCAACAGTAATTGTGAACTGCAAACAAATAACTCAGGATGCAAGGGATTTACTTATTAAATTCTACCACGGTCATTCAAAAATCTACTAGAGTGAAGTAGGCTCACATACCAGCTGAAGCCAAGAGTATGGGTCTTTTCCGTCAGTAGCATCTTTAGCATCACGGAAATGTTCCTTCGCAGTGAGCCAGGTTTCATCACTCTGGAGTTCAAGACTTCCAAGCATAGACAGTGCATTTGGATACTTACTATTTATCTTTAGAGCATCACCTATCTAGAAACAAATAAACCATTATTATTCTCAGTTAAGAAGAACAACAAATGTAAGCATCAGTACTTACCAGCTCAATGCTCAGTTGAATattgtttttttcttttgcaaTAGACCCTAGCCTCAGATAGGCATCAATGTAGTCCGGGTACTGTTATTATTAGTAAAGAAAACAGGGGATTAGAATATTAATACAAGTGTACTACAAATACAAAAGATTGTCTTCATTGTTGCACAGAGAATCCTGCATCACACAATAATGCTACAGAGATCTATTTTAGAAGTCTATTAGGAAACCAATGCCCAATAcagcaattccaaaataaatcacgAATACTTGTCACTTTAACATTTCGTAGGGAAGTTTTCTCATAATGATACTTATACAAATCAGGAACTTCACTTCCTCAGGGTCTGTACTTGTGATAGTTATTTGGGGGCCAACTTCTATCGAAAACATAATATTAAGAGCTTTTTTTCATGTAGACTTATCTATTTTTCCTTGAGCACGCACCTGACTGCATGTCATTTTGTCTTAGAAGAAGAAAGCATCGATATGACATGATGTGGACGACAGATCTTTTTAAATAGAACAGCGCAAGGCAGCTTGTGAACATGAACTTTTTCTAGACAATGTAAGCAACATCAAACAAAAAATGTTCGTAAGGCTCTTCGACTAGCTTTGACACTAACCAGTGTCTAGTTAATTCCGAGAACAGTAAGGGCAAACAGAAGTAAGAACATAGTATTAACTGAAAAAAGAATGGGAACTACACAAAAAAGAATCATAGTTACTGACTAAGGAATATATGCATAATATCCTGATAGAAAAGATAAATTCTCATAAAATGAGCTTTCAATCACTAGCAAAACAATGTAACCAATACATCTGTGCTGGATGGGGTAAACATGGCAATGGTATCTCAACTATATCAAGAGAAGACCAATACAAATGAAACTAAAGGTAACTGGCTGCAAGTTTTAGAGAAGCTGAAAAAACAAAGTCACACATGAAGGCATATGCACGCAAGCAGGTGACTCTAACCATCAGAAATGACAGACAAAATTGTGTGCAGATTGCAGATGCAATAAACATCAGGAACAAGAAGTAAGAAGAAGTGAAGGTTACAGTTTCACTGTTTTCATGTTCTTTCAAAGCATGCTTTCATCCCTGGTTACATTTGTACTGTAAGATAAGTAAATGAGAGACGGAGAGAATGGACTCTCAGGAAGGGTTTTGAGGATGACACCACAGTACCTTGAAAATAATGAGACGGTAAAGGAGGCTGGCTTTCACAGTATCATGAAGCTCTTCCAATAATCTTGCATAGTTAAACAATGTGGTGACTTTATCGCAGGGTAATTCAAGAGGTACGCTTTCTTCAAGTTGGTGAAAAAAACTCTGATCCCTGTACTGCACACTCCAGTTTGCTATGGAACTACCAGCAGTCCCATCCATAATTGAAACCCAGATACCGTCTCCTAGAGCTTCCTTAAAACTTTGCTCAGCCAACTGAAAGCATGAACAAAAGAGGTACTTTCAGGTATATACATGAAAATGTAAACACAATGTTATATGTATAACAGTAAACAAACCTCAAACTCTGCCTTCTCAAAATAAAGAAGTCCAATTCCATTGAGCAATTCAACCGGTATTTTCTCTCCTGCCTTCCTTAGGAGAGTACATGCCTGAGAAATGCTAGATAAGATTATGTATTATAAGGAGAACATCTAGTCCATTTAATAGTATTAATCCCCTAAGCTTTCTATCGATCAACTTAACA is drawn from Triticum dicoccoides isolate Atlit2015 ecotype Zavitan chromosome 6B, WEW_v2.0, whole genome shotgun sequence and contains these coding sequences:
- the LOC119322174 gene encoding protein CTR9 homolog isoform X2, translating into MASVYIPVQGTEEEVRVALDHLPADASDILDILKAEQAPLHLWLIIAREYFKQGKIEQFRQILEEGSGPEIDDYYADVKYERIAILNALGAFHTFLGKAEKAPQKEVHFKDATQYYNRASRIDETEPSTWIGRGQLCVAKGELQMASDSFKIVLDEDGDNFPALLGQASVYFLMGDTEQQHKKALECYKNSLELYKRALRGYADCPAAVRLGIAFCRYKLGQLDRARQAFDRVLQLDPENFDALVALAIMDLQTNEAGEIRSGMEKMRRAFEIYPYCTLALNHLANHYFFTGQHFVVEQLSETALSSSSHGLLKSQSYYNLARSYHSKGDFETAGRYYIASVKEVNKPQDFVLPFVGLGQIQLKFGDFKRSLASFEKVLEVHPENCESLKAIGNIYANLGENDKAIETFKKVTRIDPKDHQAFVELGELLVESDWAAAMEYLKTACTLLRKAGEKIPVELLNGIGLLYFEKAEFELAEQSFKEALGDGIWVSIMDGTAGSSIANWSVQYRDQSFFHQLEESVPLELPCDKVTTLFNYARLLEELHDTVKASLLYRLIIFKYPDYIDAYLRLGSIAKEKNNIQLSIELIGDALKINSKYPNALSMLGSLELQSDETWLTAKEHFRDAKDATDGKDPYSWLQLGNWNYFAANRPEKKAPKFEATHREKAKELFLNVLKQNHGNMFAANGLGILHAEKAQWDIAKELFTQVHEAASGSIFVQVPDVWINLAHIYFAQGLFQQAVKMYQNCARKFFYNTDATTLLYLSRTHYEAEQWQDCRKSLLRAIHLAPSNYLLRFNVGVSMQKFSASTLQKTKRTVDEGEVVFGLKADGGTALSFGVIIGLINFCGEESFGCILLPLIIWSRSMMCLPPKTLFGYIPPPFPARLLLNSVSSDISWSACIFSCMLPILCPSHGVNFLIFRNLQGSFSEPPSSILHLLPWNSKCSPKLKGFCLAPPE
- the LOC119322174 gene encoding protein CTR9 homolog isoform X3, which translates into the protein MASVYIPVQGTEEEVRVALDHLPADASDILDILKAEQAPLHLWLIIAREYFKQGKIEQFRQILEEGSGPEIDDYYADVKYERIAILNALGAFHTFLGKAEKAPQKEVHFKDATQYYNRASRIDETEPSTWIGRGQLCVAKGELQMASDSFKIVLDEDGDNFPALLGQASVYFLMGDTEQQHKKALECYKNSLELYKRALRGYADCPAAVRLGIAFCRYKLGQLDRARQAFDRVLQLDPENFDALVALAIMDLQTNEAGEIRSGMEKMRRAFEIYPYCTLALNHLANHYFFTGQHFVVEQLSETALSSSSHGLLKSQSYYNLARSYHSKGDFETAGRYYIASVKEVNKPQDFVLPFVGLGQIQLKFGDFKRSLASFEKVLEVHPENCESLKAIGNIYANLGENDKAIETFKKVTRIDPKDHQAFVELGELLVESDWAAAMEYLKTACTLLRKAGEKIPVELLNGIGLLYFEKAEFELAEQSFKEALGDGIWVSIMDGTAGSSIANWSVQYRDQSFFHQLEESVPLELPCDKVTTLFNYARLLEELHDTVKASLLYRLIIFKYPDYIDAYLRLGSIAKEKNNIQLSIELIGDALKINSKYPNALSMLGSLELQSDETWLTAKEHFRDAKDATDGKDPYSWLQLGNWNYFAANRPEKKAPKFEATHREKAKELFLNVLKQNHGNMFAANGLGILHAEKAQWDIAKELFTQVHEAASGSIFVQVPDVWINLAHIYFAQGLFQQAVKMYQNCARKFFYNTDATTLLYLSRTHYEAEQWQDCRKSLLRAIHLAPSNYLLRFNVGVSMQKFSASTLQKTKRTVDEGEVVFGLKADGGTALSFGVIIGLINFCGEESFGCILLPLIIWSRSMMCLPPKTLFGYIPPPFPARLLLNSKSTRLIFRTSKLHPSPLAMEFQVLP